The uncultured Cohaesibacter sp. genome window below encodes:
- the ccrA gene encoding crotonyl-CoA carboxylase/reductase encodes MTDELLAQGTTGEKKDLYEIGEIPPLGHVPKEMYAWTIRRERHGPPAKSFQVEVVPTWKLDSHEVLVLNMAAGVNYNGIWAGLGEPVSVFDVHKQPYHIAGSDASGIVWAVGSKVRNWKVGDEVVIHCNQDDGDDEECNGGDPMFSPTQRIWGYETPDGSFAQFSKVQAQQLMPRPRHLTWEESACYVLTLATAYRMMFGHMPHELKPGQNVLIWGASGGLGVFGVQIAAAAGANAIGVISDESKRDFVMNLGAKGVINRKDFSCWGQLPKVNSPEYATWFNEVRKFGKAIWDITGKGKNVDMVFEHPGEATIPVSTFVVKRGGMVVICAGTSGFNLTMDARYLWMHQKRVQGSHFAHLKQAMAANQMVINRQVDPCMSDVFSWDQIPHAHELMLGNKHQPGNMSCLVNTTRTGLRTLEETILASRGE; translated from the coding sequence ATGACCGACGAACTGCTTGCCCAGGGCACAACCGGCGAAAAAAAGGATCTGTACGAGATTGGCGAGATCCCGCCTCTGGGCCATGTGCCAAAGGAAATGTATGCCTGGACGATCCGCCGCGAACGCCACGGACCGCCGGCAAAATCCTTCCAGGTCGAGGTCGTCCCCACCTGGAAACTGGACAGCCACGAGGTGCTGGTGCTCAACATGGCCGCCGGTGTCAATTACAACGGCATCTGGGCCGGCCTTGGTGAACCGGTTTCGGTATTTGACGTGCACAAGCAGCCCTACCACATCGCCGGGTCCGACGCCTCCGGCATTGTCTGGGCGGTCGGTTCGAAGGTCCGCAACTGGAAGGTTGGCGACGAGGTTGTCATTCACTGCAATCAGGATGACGGCGACGACGAGGAATGCAATGGCGGCGACCCGATGTTCTCGCCCACCCAGCGCATCTGGGGCTACGAGACCCCTGACGGCTCCTTTGCCCAGTTCTCCAAGGTCCAGGCCCAACAGCTGATGCCACGCCCCAGACATCTGACGTGGGAAGAAAGCGCCTGCTACGTGCTGACCCTTGCCACAGCCTACCGCATGATGTTCGGCCACATGCCGCACGAGCTCAAGCCTGGCCAGAATGTGCTGATCTGGGGAGCCTCGGGTGGCCTTGGCGTGTTCGGCGTGCAGATCGCCGCCGCTGCAGGAGCCAATGCAATCGGCGTCATCTCGGATGAGAGCAAGCGCGATTTCGTCATGAATCTCGGCGCCAAGGGCGTCATCAACCGCAAGGACTTCAGCTGCTGGGGCCAGCTGCCCAAGGTCAACTCCCCCGAATATGCCACCTGGTTCAATGAGGTGCGCAAGTTCGGCAAGGCCATCTGGGACATCACGGGCAAGGGCAAGAATGTCGACATGGTGTTCGAGCATCCAGGCGAAGCGACCATTCCGGTCTCGACCTTCGTGGTCAAGCGCGGCGGCATGGTCGTCATCTGCGCCGGCACCTCAGGCTTCAACCTGACCATGGATGCCCGTTATCTCTGGATGCACCAGAAGCGCGTGCAGGGCTCTCACTTTGCCCATCTCAAACAGGCCATGGCCGCCAACCAGATGGTCATCAACCGTCAGGTCGACCCGTGCATGTCCGATGTCTTCAGCTGGGACCAGATCCCGCATGCGCACGAGTTGATGCTGGGCAACAAGCACCAGCCGGGCAACATGTCCTGCCTCGTCAATACCACCCGAACCGGACTGAGGACGCTGGAAGAAACTATTCTGGCAAGCCGTGGCGAATAG
- a CDS encoding YihY/virulence factor BrkB family protein has protein sequence MTRLWEWVLVPIRIFWRFSDNHGFALASNIAFSMLLSIFPFLLLLTGVSVWIGGDALGKVLQDLLVLLLPDSIADILQPDVDAVIAERASSLLSISLVIFLITLTSLVESLREGLNRAYGYYERRSILSRRAMGLLAILGATVVMIVVAAALFFAPLAWNVLKPHFSWFEDFQATFNVVRFGVAIPILMLFLVASHRWLPMRMTEWADLWPGALTTLLLWWITAEAYSYYLSHFAQYARVYAGLAGVVATLIFLQIISMIYLYGAEVNAWIIRLRRMQRSQMTRPDPDPEGSTAMPSPEEPANDR, from the coding sequence ATGACGCGTCTTTGGGAATGGGTATTGGTGCCGATCCGGATTTTCTGGCGGTTTTCGGACAATCATGGTTTTGCGTTGGCCAGCAATATCGCCTTCTCGATGCTGCTCTCCATCTTCCCCTTCCTGTTGCTGCTGACCGGGGTGTCTGTCTGGATCGGTGGCGATGCTCTTGGCAAGGTCCTGCAGGATCTTCTGGTGCTGCTGCTGCCCGATTCGATTGCCGACATTCTGCAGCCGGACGTCGATGCGGTGATTGCCGAGCGCGCCAGCAGCCTGCTGTCCATTTCCCTTGTGATCTTCCTGATCACCCTCACCTCGCTGGTGGAAAGCCTGCGTGAAGGGCTCAATCGAGCCTATGGTTATTATGAGCGGCGCTCGATCCTGTCGCGGCGGGCGATGGGGTTGCTGGCCATTCTTGGCGCTACGGTGGTGATGATCGTCGTGGCGGCAGCGTTGTTCTTTGCGCCGCTGGCGTGGAACGTGCTCAAGCCGCATTTTTCATGGTTCGAGGATTTTCAGGCGACCTTCAACGTTGTCCGCTTCGGGGTGGCGATCCCCATCCTGATGCTGTTTCTGGTGGCCAGCCATCGCTGGTTGCCGATGCGCATGACCGAATGGGCGGATCTGTGGCCAGGTGCGCTGACGACGTTGCTGCTCTGGTGGATCACTGCCGAGGCCTATTCTTACTATCTTTCCCATTTCGCCCAATATGCCCGCGTCTATGCGGGTCTGGCCGGTGTCGTGGCGACCCTCATCTTCCTGCAGATCATCTCGATGATCTATCTCTACGGGGCGGAGGTGAATGCCTGGATCATTCGGCTCAGGCGGATGCAACGCAGCCAGATGACGCGGCCGGATCCGGACCCCGAGGGCAGCACGGCGATGCCGTCGCCGGAAGAACCGGCCAACGACCGTTGA
- a CDS encoding DMT family transporter: protein MFSRSADLLSRLAPLLFVVLWSTGFVGSRMGAPYSEPLTFLTMRFGSVLVLLLAIALIQKVRWPSPRQSAHAFVSGFMIHGLYLTGVFWAIDDGMPAGLFALMTGLQPVLTAFFAHLLLGERITRNHVIGFVLGLVGICMVLLPRLSSGSFSVTPIQILVSLVAVISISFGTVYQKRFAANLDMRTATIWQYCAALLFCGGLSLLTETQTIIWSPDFIFALVWLVLVLSIGAIFLLLWLIEKGAVSNTASLFYLVPAVTATISYLLFGEPITPLQVLGMIVTALGVILASRRKA from the coding sequence ATGTTTTCCCGATCTGCCGACCTCCTCTCCAGACTGGCTCCGCTGCTGTTCGTCGTTCTCTGGTCGACCGGCTTTGTCGGCTCGCGCATGGGGGCGCCCTACTCGGAACCGCTCACCTTCCTGACGATGCGTTTCGGCTCTGTGCTGGTGCTGTTGCTGGCGATTGCCCTCATCCAGAAGGTGCGCTGGCCAAGCCCGCGCCAGAGCGCCCACGCCTTCGTTTCAGGGTTCATGATCCATGGCCTCTATCTGACAGGGGTGTTCTGGGCAATCGATGACGGCATGCCTGCCGGTCTGTTCGCCCTGATGACGGGCCTGCAACCGGTACTGACCGCCTTCTTTGCCCATCTGCTGCTTGGTGAACGCATCACGCGCAACCATGTCATCGGCTTTGTGCTGGGCCTTGTCGGCATCTGCATGGTGCTGTTGCCACGCCTCTCAAGCGGCTCCTTCTCGGTTACCCCGATCCAGATCCTTGTTTCCCTCGTTGCCGTGATCAGCATTTCGTTCGGCACGGTCTACCAGAAGCGCTTTGCCGCCAATCTGGACATGCGCACCGCCACCATCTGGCAATATTGTGCCGCGCTCCTCTTCTGCGGCGGACTCAGCCTGCTCACGGAAACCCAGACCATCATCTGGAGCCCGGATTTTATCTTCGCGCTGGTCTGGCTGGTGCTGGTGCTCTCCATCGGCGCCATCTTCCTGCTGCTCTGGCTGATCGAGAAGGGCGCGGTCTCGAACACCGCTTCGCTGTTCTATCTGGTTCCCGCTGTAACCGCGACCATCTCCTACCTGCTGTTCGGAGAACCGATCACCCCTCTGCAGGTGCTCGGCATGATCGTCACCGCCCTTGGCGTCATCCTCGCCAGTCGCCGCAAAGCCTGA
- a CDS encoding acyl-CoA dehydrogenase family protein, whose amino-acid sequence MSDMDAAVAQCEALLKSMVESVFEKVSVDGRVKADLVEAEQRLTHGLAWFATYVEALKEMSGYSTSMLAEGRFGEMESLVTRIAFAEYLAQIFGGIPMTQGEIVRLDSFALPAGTIEQARNEAVTRLMADGNTKEIRTRLVALMEAAEGAASFGDAGLDETMEAFRDEMSRFAESEVTPYAHEWHLKDAYIPMDVIDKMAEMGVFGLTIPEEYGGLGLGKESMCVVSEALSRAFIGVGSLGTRSEIAAELILCGGTEEQKEKWLPLIASGEILPTAVFTEPNTGSDLASLKTRATLDGDTYKVTGNKTWITHPVRADLMTLLVRTNPKEPGYKGLSMLLAEKPRGDDDTPFPAQGMDGGEIEVLGYRGMKEYDIAFDNFAVGKENLLGGEEGQGFKQLMQTFEAARIQTAARAIGVAQNALDLGLRYAQERVQFGKSLINFPRVIDKLAMMAAEIMVARQLTYYSARQKDHDKRCDLEAGMAKLLGARVAWAAADNALQIHGGNGFALEYAISRVLCDARVLNIFEGAGEIQAQVIARRLLDSRA is encoded by the coding sequence ATGTCCGACATGGATGCAGCTGTCGCCCAATGTGAAGCCCTACTCAAGAGCATGGTCGAAAGCGTCTTTGAGAAGGTGTCTGTCGACGGGCGCGTCAAGGCCGATCTTGTCGAGGCTGAACAGCGTCTGACCCACGGCCTTGCCTGGTTTGCCACCTATGTCGAGGCGCTCAAGGAGATGAGCGGCTACAGCACCAGCATGCTCGCCGAGGGCCGCTTTGGCGAAATGGAATCCCTCGTCACCCGCATTGCCTTTGCCGAATATCTGGCCCAGATCTTCGGCGGCATCCCAATGACCCAGGGCGAGATTGTTCGTCTCGACTCCTTCGCCCTGCCTGCCGGGACCATCGAACAGGCTCGCAACGAGGCCGTCACCCGCCTGATGGCGGACGGCAACACCAAGGAAATCCGCACCCGCCTCGTCGCACTGATGGAAGCGGCAGAGGGGGCTGCCTCCTTTGGCGATGCCGGCCTTGACGAAACCATGGAAGCCTTCCGCGATGAAATGAGCCGCTTTGCCGAAAGCGAAGTCACGCCCTATGCCCATGAATGGCACCTCAAGGATGCCTACATTCCGATGGACGTAATCGACAAGATGGCCGAGATGGGCGTTTTCGGGCTGACCATTCCGGAAGAATACGGCGGGTTGGGCCTTGGCAAGGAAAGCATGTGCGTCGTCTCCGAGGCCCTCTCCCGCGCCTTCATTGGCGTTGGCTCTCTGGGCACTCGCTCCGAGATCGCAGCCGAACTGATCCTGTGCGGCGGCACCGAGGAGCAGAAGGAAAAATGGCTACCGCTTATCGCCTCCGGCGAAATTCTGCCCACTGCCGTCTTCACCGAACCGAACACAGGCTCCGACCTTGCCAGCCTCAAGACCCGCGCCACTCTTGACGGCGACACCTACAAGGTGACCGGCAACAAGACCTGGATCACCCATCCGGTGCGAGCCGACCTGATGACCCTGCTGGTGCGCACCAATCCCAAGGAACCAGGCTACAAGGGCCTGTCCATGTTGCTGGCTGAAAAGCCGCGCGGTGACGACGACACCCCGTTCCCGGCCCAAGGCATGGACGGCGGCGAAATCGAGGTTCTCGGCTATCGCGGCATGAAGGAATATGACATCGCCTTTGACAATTTCGCAGTCGGCAAGGAGAACCTGCTTGGTGGCGAAGAGGGACAGGGCTTCAAGCAGCTGATGCAGACCTTCGAGGCTGCCCGCATCCAGACCGCCGCTCGCGCCATCGGCGTTGCCCAGAACGCGCTGGATCTGGGGCTTCGCTACGCTCAGGAGCGCGTGCAGTTCGGCAAGTCTCTGATCAACTTCCCGCGTGTCATTGACAAGCTGGCCATGATGGCCGCCGAAATCATGGTCGCCCGCCAGCTCACCTATTATTCCGCCCGCCAGAAAGATCACGACAAACGCTGTGATCTGGAAGCTGGCATGGCCAAGCTGCTTGGTGCCCGGGTGGCCTGGGCTGCGGCCGACAATGCATTGCAGATCCATGGCGGCAACGGCTTTGCGCTGGAATATGCCATCTCCCGCGTGCTGTGCGATGCCCGCGTGCTCAACATCTTCGAGGGGGCAGGCGAAATTCAGGCCCAGGTCATAGCCCGCCGTCTGCTTGACAGCCGCGCCTGA
- a CDS encoding VOC family protein produces MRWRGINHVELSVLDYEKSIAFYDLIFGWLGYKSFWTLDVGYRSTYYMARFPMPHSYIGIQPAKTGDKVDFPARPVGIHHIALWARNHREVDDFHQEVLVPNAIPVTEAPAEYPVYAPGYYATFFNDPMNGIHWELAHIPRLPSLRAIRNWRQALKAEEQKHPEWKHPFATESARQLPQRKR; encoded by the coding sequence ATGCGTTGGCGCGGCATCAATCACGTGGAACTGTCGGTACTCGATTATGAGAAATCGATCGCCTTCTACGATCTGATATTCGGCTGGCTCGGCTACAAGAGCTTCTGGACGCTGGACGTCGGATACCGCTCGACCTATTACATGGCGCGGTTCCCGATGCCGCACAGCTACATCGGCATCCAACCGGCCAAAACCGGAGACAAGGTTGATTTCCCGGCCCGCCCCGTGGGTATACACCACATCGCGCTCTGGGCCAGAAATCACCGCGAGGTGGACGACTTCCATCAGGAAGTGCTCGTTCCGAACGCCATTCCCGTGACCGAGGCTCCGGCCGAATACCCCGTCTATGCGCCGGGCTATTATGCGACCTTCTTCAATGACCCGATGAACGGCATCCACTGGGAACTGGCTCACATCCCGCGCCTTCCATCCCTCAGGGCCATTCGCAACTGGCGCCAGGCACTGAAGGCGGAAGAACAGAAACACCCCGAATGGAAACATCCCTTTGCAACAGAATCCGCCCGCCAACTGCCACAACGCAAACGATAA
- a CDS encoding SDR family oxidoreductase: MTQRSILITGCSSGIGRHCALRLHAEGWQVFATARKTEDLEALRAEGVTAIYMDYTEPQSIKACVEVVLNHTGGTLDALFNNGAYGQAGAVEDLPTDVLRAQFEANLFGWHDLTCRIIPVMRKQGYGRIIHCSSVLALTGLAFRGAYVASKYALEGLTDTMRLEMHGSNIFISMIEPGPITSQFRENARLNFIKTIDTENSVYRDRYKIRLKAMESDTPGQFELPPEAVYKKLDRALNSANPKPRYMVTVPTYIMNAMRRFLPTRALDAFLRSYGD; the protein is encoded by the coding sequence ATGACCCAGCGCTCCATTCTCATCACCGGCTGCTCTTCAGGCATCGGACGCCACTGTGCCCTTCGCCTCCATGCCGAGGGCTGGCAGGTTTTTGCCACAGCGCGCAAGACGGAAGATCTGGAGGCCCTGAGAGCGGAAGGCGTTACGGCCATCTACATGGACTATACCGAACCGCAATCCATCAAGGCCTGCGTTGAAGTGGTGCTGAACCACACCGGTGGCACGCTCGATGCACTGTTCAACAACGGAGCCTACGGACAGGCCGGCGCGGTGGAAGATCTGCCAACCGATGTCCTGCGCGCCCAGTTTGAAGCCAATCTGTTCGGCTGGCACGATCTCACCTGCCGCATCATTCCCGTGATGCGCAAACAGGGCTATGGCCGCATCATTCATTGTTCCTCGGTGCTGGCCCTCACCGGACTGGCGTTCCGCGGTGCCTATGTCGCCTCCAAATATGCGCTGGAAGGCCTGACGGACACCATGCGGCTGGAGATGCACGGCAGCAACATCTTCATCTCGATGATCGAGCCCGGCCCGATTACCAGTCAGTTCCGGGAAAATGCCCGCCTCAATTTCATCAAGACCATCGACACCGAAAACTCGGTCTACCGCGATCGCTACAAAATACGCCTCAAGGCGATGGAATCGGACACCCCGGGCCAGTTCGAACTGCCACCTGAAGCGGTCTACAAGAAGCTCGACAGAGCGCTGAATTCCGCCAATCCCAAACCGCGCTACATGGTCACGGTGCCGACCTACATCATGAATGCCATGCGCCGGTTCCTGCCCACCAGAGCGCTCGATGCCTTTCTGCGGTCCTATGGCGACTAG
- a CDS encoding twin transmembrane helix small protein, giving the protein MAAILQFAIPIALIIVALVLVFGLVNMMRGKNPNRSQTLMRWRIIVQFVAILLVMLALYMMQ; this is encoded by the coding sequence ATGGCCGCCATATTGCAATTCGCCATTCCGATCGCCCTGATCATCGTTGCACTGGTTCTCGTCTTCGGCCTCGTCAACATGATGCGTGGCAAAAACCCGAATCGCTCCCAGACATTGATGCGCTGGCGGATCATCGTGCAATTCGTCGCCATTCTGCTGGTCATGCTGGCACTCTATATGATGCAATAG
- a CDS encoding acyloxyacyl hydrolase, protein MKNAALVSALLLSVSAGAAVAADYDSGLSSPGSLGFLSELRMGVMSHDVARREEGSVDLQAEVLFNAFGDLSDDATFWQRIITPRPHLGASVNTDGKTSYGYGGFSWLFPVYGPVFIETSFGGMVHDGKLGNTNPDHEPLGTRALFRETASLGFDYDRMRFMVTVEHSSNAGLGNWNHGLTNVGARVGYKF, encoded by the coding sequence ATGAAAAATGCAGCTCTTGTTTCCGCATTGTTGCTTTCCGTTTCCGCAGGCGCGGCCGTTGCAGCCGATTACGACAGCGGACTTTCCTCCCCCGGAAGCCTCGGCTTCCTGAGCGAACTGCGCATGGGCGTCATGTCTCATGATGTTGCGCGCCGTGAGGAAGGCAGCGTCGACCTGCAGGCCGAAGTTCTGTTCAACGCGTTTGGTGATCTTTCCGACGACGCCACCTTCTGGCAGCGCATCATCACCCCGCGCCCGCACCTCGGTGCCTCTGTCAACACTGATGGCAAGACCTCCTACGGTTACGGCGGCTTCAGCTGGCTGTTCCCGGTCTACGGTCCCGTGTTCATCGAAACCAGCTTTGGCGGCATGGTCCACGACGGCAAACTGGGCAACACCAACCCGGATCACGAGCCGCTCGGTACACGCGCCCTGTTCCGCGAAACCGCATCTCTCGGCTTTGATTATGATCGCATGCGCTTCATGGTCACCGTCGAGCACAGCTCCAACGCCGGCCTCGGCAACTGGAACCACGGCCTGACCAACGTCGGTGCCCGCGTCGGTTACAAATTCTGA
- a CDS encoding cob(I)yrinic acid a,c-diamide adenosyltransferase yields MVRLNKIYTRTGDKGTTALGTGERRPKHDLRVEAYGTVDETNSIVGLARLEMADCPELDQMLSQIQNDLFDLGADLCTPDSGEPLEYEPLRIIESQVKRLEQQIDQLNADLEPLRSFILPGGSRASAYLHYARTVSRRAERLVTALAASDNEPVTPEAIQYLNRLSDFFFVAARWTNDKGTADVLWVPGQNR; encoded by the coding sequence ATGGTTCGTCTCAACAAGATCTACACCCGCACCGGCGACAAGGGCACAACAGCACTGGGAACCGGCGAACGCCGCCCCAAGCATGATCTGCGCGTCGAAGCCTATGGCACGGTTGACGAAACCAACTCCATCGTCGGCCTTGCCCGGCTGGAAATGGCCGACTGCCCGGAGCTTGACCAGATGCTGTCCCAGATCCAGAACGACCTGTTCGATCTGGGAGCGGACCTTTGCACCCCAGATTCGGGCGAGCCGCTCGAATATGAGCCGCTGCGCATCATCGAAAGCCAGGTGAAACGCCTTGAGCAGCAGATCGACCAGCTGAACGCCGACCTTGAGCCTCTCAGGAGCTTCATCCTGCCCGGCGGCTCGCGCGCCTCGGCCTATCTGCATTATGCCCGCACGGTTTCCCGTCGCGCCGAACGGCTGGTGACGGCCCTTGCGGCCAGCGACAACGAGCCGGTGACGCCGGAAGCCATCCAGTATCTCAACCGTCTGTCCGACTTCTTCTTTGTCGCCGCCCGCTGGACGAACGACAAGGGTACGGCGGACGTTCTCTGGGTTCCCGGACAGAACCGGTAG
- a CDS encoding rhomboid family intramembrane serine protease, translating to MFIPLHDRNELHYVRWQYVTLGLILLNLLAFLVSGGGEEGPVFMGFAMTYGLIPSQLLPTSSGLVATTDAFEWTDLITYAFLHGGWMHLIGNMAFLWVFGDNIEDAMGHVRYLLFYCLCAAGAALAHALANWGSPVPLIGASGATAGIIAAYLLLHPDVRVWILILGRIPLPIPAIYCLGAWLGLQLFNSLTSTEATVAWWAHVGGALTGAILIPFMKRKSVPLFQRAT from the coding sequence ATGTTCATACCACTGCATGACAGAAACGAGCTTCACTATGTGCGCTGGCAATATGTCACGCTCGGACTGATCCTCCTCAACCTGCTGGCCTTTCTGGTATCGGGCGGTGGCGAAGAGGGGCCAGTGTTCATGGGCTTTGCCATGACCTACGGCCTTATCCCCAGCCAGTTGCTGCCCACCTCGTCCGGTCTGGTCGCCACCACGGATGCCTTCGAATGGACAGATCTGATCACCTATGCCTTTCTGCATGGCGGCTGGATGCATCTCATCGGCAACATGGCTTTCCTGTGGGTGTTCGGCGACAATATCGAGGATGCGATGGGGCATGTCCGCTATCTGCTGTTCTATTGCCTCTGCGCCGCCGGGGCCGCGCTGGCACATGCTCTGGCCAACTGGGGCTCACCCGTTCCGTTGATTGGCGCATCCGGCGCAACGGCGGGCATCATCGCCGCCTATCTTCTGCTGCATCCGGATGTTCGTGTGTGGATACTGATTCTCGGCCGTATTCCTCTGCCGATCCCGGCCATCTATTGCCTCGGGGCGTGGTTGGGGTTGCAGCTTTTCAATTCCCTCACCAGCACAGAGGCCACCGTCGCCTGGTGGGCACATGTCGGCGGAGCGCTGACCGGAGCCATTCTTATCCCCTTCATGAAGCGAAAATCGGTGCCTCTTTTCCAGCGCGCTACGTGA
- a CDS encoding electron transfer flavoprotein subunit beta/FixA family protein yields MKILVPVKRVVDYNVKIRVKADGSGVDLANVKMSMNPFDEIAVEEAVRLKEAGIASEIVVVSIGVQQAQETLRTGLAMGADRAILVKTDATVEPLGVAKLLKAIVEEEKPGMVILGKQAIDDDANQTGQMLSALLGWGQGAFASCIKIEGDVAKVTREIDGGLQNVDVKLPAVMTADLRLNEPRYASLPNIMKAKKKPLDTREAADFGVDIAPRLQVLSTAEPEARKAGIKVESVAELVDKLKNEAGVL; encoded by the coding sequence ATGAAGATCCTCGTACCCGTCAAACGGGTTGTAGATTACAACGTCAAGATCCGCGTCAAGGCCGATGGTTCCGGTGTTGATCTGGCCAATGTCAAAATGTCCATGAACCCGTTTGATGAAATCGCGGTAGAGGAGGCAGTCCGCCTCAAGGAAGCAGGCATCGCCAGCGAGATCGTCGTTGTGTCGATCGGCGTGCAGCAGGCGCAGGAAACCCTGCGCACGGGCCTTGCCATGGGGGCCGACCGCGCCATCCTGGTCAAGACCGACGCAACCGTCGAACCGCTCGGCGTGGCAAAGCTGCTCAAGGCCATTGTCGAGGAAGAAAAGCCCGGCATGGTAATCCTTGGCAAACAGGCCATCGATGATGACGCCAACCAGACCGGCCAGATGCTGTCTGCCCTACTCGGCTGGGGTCAGGGTGCCTTTGCATCCTGCATCAAGATCGAGGGCGATGTTGCCAAGGTCACCCGTGAAATCGATGGCGGCCTGCAGAATGTCGACGTCAAGCTGCCTGCCGTGATGACTGCGGACCTGCGCCTCAACGAGCCACGCTATGCCTCCCTGCCGAACATCATGAAGGCCAAGAAAAAGCCGCTCGACACACGGGAAGCCGCAGACTTTGGTGTTGACATCGCACCACGCCTTCAGGTGCTCTCCACCGCTGAACCGGAAGCCCGCAAGGCTGGCATCAAGGTTGAAAGCGTCGCCGAGCTGGTCGACAAACTGAAAAACGAAGCCGGTGTGCTGTAA
- a CDS encoding FAD-binding protein, whose protein sequence is MTTLLIAEHNNAALNDATAKALTAALELGGAVDILVAGKDCAKAAEEAAKLSGVAKVLIAESDALGHNIAEALSAQVVAIAGGYDAIVAPATSVGKNFMPRVAALLDVMQLSEVTKIIAADTFERPTYAGNAIQTVKSADTKKVLTVRTANFAAAAADGSAAIETIAAADAPATTTYVSEELSTSDRPELASARVIIAGGRGLASEEQFNAMLTPVADKLSAAIGASRAAVDAGYAPNDLQVGQTGKVVAPELYIAAGISGAIQHLAGMKDSKVIVAINKDEEAPIFQVADYGIVGDLFDILPELEKAL, encoded by the coding sequence ATGACAACCCTACTGATTGCCGAACACAACAATGCGGCCCTGAATGACGCAACCGCCAAAGCCCTGACCGCAGCCCTCGAGCTGGGTGGTGCCGTGGACATTCTCGTTGCTGGCAAGGACTGCGCCAAGGCCGCAGAGGAAGCTGCAAAGCTGAGCGGCGTTGCCAAGGTTCTGATTGCCGAGAGCGACGCCCTCGGCCACAACATCGCCGAAGCCCTGTCTGCGCAGGTTGTTGCCATCGCAGGCGGCTATGACGCCATCGTTGCCCCGGCCACATCCGTCGGCAAGAACTTCATGCCACGCGTGGCCGCCCTGCTCGACGTCATGCAGCTGTCCGAAGTGACGAAGATCATCGCCGCCGATACCTTCGAGCGTCCGACCTATGCTGGCAACGCCATCCAGACGGTCAAGTCTGCCGATACCAAGAAGGTTTTGACAGTGCGGACCGCCAATTTCGCAGCGGCTGCTGCCGACGGGTCCGCAGCCATCGAAACCATCGCGGCGGCGGATGCCCCGGCAACGACCACCTATGTCAGCGAAGAACTGTCCACCTCCGATCGTCCGGAACTGGCCAGTGCCCGCGTGATCATCGCCGGTGGCCGAGGCCTCGCTTCCGAAGAACAGTTCAACGCCATGCTGACCCCGGTTGCCGACAAGCTGAGCGCGGCCATCGGCGCTTCGCGTGCAGCTGTTGACGCAGGCTATGCCCCGAACGACCTCCAGGTCGGCCAGACCGGCAAGGTCGTCGCCCCGGAACTCTATATTGCAGCTGGCATTTCCGGTGCCATTCAGCATCTGGCTGGCATGAAAGACTCCAAGGTCATCGTCGCCATCAACAAGGATGAGGAAGCCCCGATCTTCCAGGTTGCCGACTATGGCATCGTCGGTGATCTGTTCGACATCCTGCCCGAGTTGGAAAAGGCACTCTGA